One genomic window of Polyangium aurulentum includes the following:
- a CDS encoding tetratricopeptide repeat protein — protein sequence MRLAIVATPSLLSDMRAPPGALDGDVIRSRLPLPDTAFEVVDIDPRVDLAEQLDVLFDDRRPAPGDEVLFYVSAPAALSVDGEFFLCLDPESPQTGDALADVAAVFRDRVPGPVLLVIECRHVPSPDDPFRSAAVVTSAKEAVEPARTGIEMLIAARPATDGLEEYASPFTRALISALDDAEPDTGLTARELYERVYEHLIGAVPCFAHARGRVPFALIPVPKGEKIFAAAVMQPGTEPATLDGEALARGDRIEDVTLDSEAAEAALGDLGKKTASSSKHTASGPRVDTPRSFDVIMDEAAPSEVGESQPATTLRSRLVPSSVDPEQIAQLDAPAEPEDEPEATTTEAAAALYASATLPEERSFTRAESHLPRVIIAERAPASADASPPTTPSPQGPEDITAPADRPLGGYVRISASEAPKPAAEAAKPAVEAAKPAPEEARPAREQTQPAIEDAKPAPEETKPAREQTQPAIEDAKPAVEETKPAREQTQPAIEDAKPAVEDAKPAVEEAKPAPAIEPQQPPATKHREAGDAFMAVKDHEAALGEFRKALGHLGPADTSERGEIYVRIANAKWQQDKRREAIASFEKALSLLPEHRPSLEALVDLNVGERDWRAVQGAEDRLLESISEETERFDRLVQFAERWEGIASDPARARSTFERARELRPDDLGVLGKLRRLYEQANEIDRAIATRRRMAELSPSPRERARAYLELAEYVLELGQEELALELYELSAASDPSRLDPLDAIVRILSERQEWGSIDALYRRVLARLDKLPRGEAKSRAACEICRRLGLLFRDHLEDPLTALTYFERAADERPEEIGGHLVAAALARETGNLERALPRLREAARLDPQRAQTYHDLFAVAQKLRQPDVAFTASAAAAHLGAPETRERFVFEEHRTSGVPRFLSAMPPEGWDLLRDEGRDPYTEAVLAAIARAAIPARLGQLAADGRLPTLDPELRQDPQKSTISIVRSFAWGSHFLGVPTPAIYVREDAQVSLVAIPAEEPTVLAGALALRGRGLADLAFLVGRHLTYHLGHHRLLLFYPSLEELSACFVTAAAIALPGEPIPPKLQDVVRTFKPVFESHLDDDTREELENAVTAFAASGARPDLPRWAAAVERCATRAGFLLAGSLEVAASILRSEPRGALDADTKIADLLGFSVSEGHHALREALGVSIQD from the coding sequence ATGCGGTTGGCGATCGTCGCGACGCCCTCGCTCCTGTCCGACATGCGTGCCCCGCCCGGCGCGCTCGACGGCGATGTGATCCGCTCGCGCCTCCCGCTGCCGGATACGGCGTTCGAGGTGGTCGACATCGATCCGCGCGTCGATCTCGCAGAGCAGCTCGACGTGCTGTTCGATGATCGACGGCCTGCGCCGGGCGACGAGGTGCTCTTCTACGTCTCGGCCCCGGCCGCGCTCTCGGTCGATGGCGAGTTCTTCCTGTGCCTCGATCCCGAGAGCCCGCAGACGGGCGACGCGCTCGCCGACGTGGCCGCGGTCTTCCGCGATCGCGTGCCCGGCCCGGTCCTGCTCGTGATCGAGTGCCGCCACGTGCCCTCGCCCGACGATCCGTTCCGCAGCGCGGCCGTCGTCACGAGCGCCAAGGAAGCCGTCGAGCCCGCGCGCACGGGCATCGAGATGCTCATCGCGGCGCGCCCGGCCACCGACGGGCTCGAGGAGTACGCCTCGCCTTTCACGCGAGCGCTCATCAGCGCCCTCGACGACGCCGAGCCCGACACGGGGCTGACCGCGCGCGAGCTGTACGAGCGCGTCTACGAGCACCTCATCGGCGCCGTCCCGTGCTTCGCGCACGCGCGCGGCCGCGTGCCCTTCGCGCTGATTCCGGTGCCCAAGGGGGAGAAGATCTTCGCGGCCGCCGTCATGCAGCCGGGCACCGAGCCGGCCACGCTCGACGGCGAGGCGCTCGCGCGCGGCGATCGCATCGAGGACGTCACCCTCGATTCCGAGGCCGCCGAGGCGGCGCTCGGGGATCTCGGCAAGAAGACGGCATCGAGCAGCAAGCACACCGCGTCCGGTCCCCGCGTGGACACGCCGCGCAGCTTCGACGTCATCATGGACGAGGCGGCGCCGAGCGAGGTCGGCGAGTCTCAGCCTGCGACGACGCTGCGCTCGCGGCTCGTGCCGTCTTCGGTCGACCCGGAGCAGATCGCGCAGCTCGATGCGCCGGCCGAGCCGGAGGACGAGCCCGAGGCGACCACGACCGAGGCTGCCGCTGCGCTCTACGCGTCGGCGACGCTGCCCGAGGAGCGCTCGTTCACGCGCGCCGAGTCGCACCTGCCGCGCGTCATCATCGCCGAGCGCGCGCCCGCCTCGGCCGACGCGTCGCCGCCCACCACGCCGAGCCCGCAAGGCCCCGAGGACATCACGGCCCCTGCCGATCGACCGCTCGGCGGCTACGTGCGCATCTCCGCGTCCGAAGCGCCGAAGCCTGCGGCCGAGGCCGCGAAGCCTGCGGTCGAAGCCGCGAAGCCTGCGCCCGAGGAAGCGAGGCCTGCGCGCGAACAAACGCAGCCTGCGATCGAGGACGCGAAGCCCGCGCCCGAAGAGACGAAGCCTGCACGCGAACAAACGCAGCCTGCGATCGAAGACGCGAAGCCTGCGGTCGAAGAGACGAAGCCTGCGCGCGAACAGACGCAGCCTGCGATCGAGGACGCGAAGCCCGCGGTCGAGGACGCGAAGCCTGCGGTCGAGGAAGCGAAGCCTGCGCCTGCGATCGAGCCGCAGCAGCCGCCCGCGACCAAGCACAGGGAGGCGGGCGACGCGTTCATGGCGGTCAAGGATCACGAGGCCGCGCTCGGCGAGTTCCGCAAGGCGCTGGGCCACCTCGGCCCCGCCGACACCAGCGAGCGCGGCGAGATCTACGTCCGCATCGCGAACGCGAAGTGGCAGCAGGACAAGCGGCGCGAGGCGATCGCGAGCTTCGAGAAGGCCCTGTCGCTCCTGCCCGAGCACAGGCCGTCCCTCGAGGCGCTCGTCGATCTGAACGTGGGCGAGCGCGACTGGCGCGCCGTGCAGGGCGCCGAAGACCGGCTCCTCGAGTCGATCTCGGAGGAGACCGAGCGCTTCGACCGCCTCGTGCAGTTCGCCGAGCGCTGGGAGGGCATCGCGTCCGATCCGGCGCGGGCGCGTTCCACCTTCGAGCGCGCGCGCGAGCTTCGCCCCGACGATCTCGGCGTGCTCGGCAAGCTCCGCCGCCTCTACGAGCAGGCCAACGAGATCGATCGCGCGATCGCGACGCGCCGCCGCATGGCCGAGCTTTCACCCTCGCCCCGCGAGCGGGCGCGCGCCTACCTCGAGCTCGCCGAGTACGTGCTCGAGCTCGGGCAAGAAGAGCTCGCGCTCGAGCTGTACGAGCTATCGGCGGCGAGCGATCCGAGCCGCCTCGATCCCCTCGACGCCATCGTGCGCATCCTGTCGGAGCGGCAAGAGTGGGGCTCGATCGACGCGCTCTACCGCCGCGTGCTCGCGCGGCTCGACAAGCTCCCCCGAGGCGAGGCGAAGAGCCGCGCAGCCTGCGAGATCTGCCGCAGGCTCGGCCTGCTCTTCCGCGATCACCTGGAGGATCCGCTCACCGCCCTCACGTACTTCGAGCGCGCGGCAGACGAGCGACCCGAGGAGATCGGCGGGCACCTGGTCGCCGCAGCGCTCGCGCGGGAGACCGGCAACCTCGAGCGCGCGCTGCCGCGCCTGCGAGAGGCGGCGCGGCTCGATCCGCAACGAGCGCAGACCTATCACGACCTCTTCGCGGTCGCGCAGAAGCTCCGGCAGCCCGACGTCGCCTTCACGGCGTCCGCCGCAGCCGCGCACCTCGGCGCGCCCGAGACGCGCGAGCGCTTCGTGTTCGAGGAGCACAGGACGAGCGGCGTGCCGCGCTTCCTGAGCGCGATGCCGCCCGAGGGCTGGGATCTGCTCCGCGACGAGGGCCGCGATCCGTACACCGAGGCCGTGCTCGCGGCGATCGCGCGCGCGGCGATCCCGGCGCGCCTCGGGCAGCTCGCGGCCGACGGACGCCTGCCGACGCTCGACCCCGAGCTGCGGCAGGACCCGCAAAAGAGCACGATCAGCATCGTGCGCTCCTTCGCGTGGGGCAGCCATTTCCTCGGCGTGCCGACGCCCGCGATCTACGTGCGCGAGGACGCGCAGGTGAGCCTCGTGGCGATCCCCGCCGAGGAGCCCACCGTGCTCGCGGGTGCGCTCGCGCTGCGCGGGCGAGGGCTCGCCGATCTCGCGTTCCTCGTGGGCCGGCACCTCACCTACCACCTCGGCCATCACCGGCTCTTGCTCTTCTATCCGTCGCTCGAGGAGCTGTCGGCGTGCTTCGTCACGGCAGCCGCGATCGCGCTGCCGGGCGAGCCGATCCCGCCGAAGCTGCAAGACGTGGTGCGCACGTTCAAGCCGGTCTTCGAGTCACACCTCGACGACGACACGCGTGAGGAGCTGGAGAACGCGGTCACGGCGTTCGCAGCGTCGGGCGCGCGGCCGGACCTGCCGCGGTGGGCGGCGGCGGTCGAGCGCTGCGCGACGCGCGCGGGCTTCTTGCTCGCGGGCAGCCTCGAGGTCGCCGCGTCGATCCTGCGCTCGGAGCCGCGCGGCGCGCTCGACGCGGACACGAAGATCGCCGACCTGCTCGGCTTCTCGGTCTCCGAGGGCCACCACGCGCTGCGTGAGGCCCTCGGCGTCTCGATCCAGGACTAG
- a CDS encoding M3 family metallopeptidase codes for MRIRRTSFTAAVVLALAACGPASPEPETPTPPAPTVSTTDTTAAKAAGAKDAQPLPAPENAQSAPAEFDPVAEGMTAAGVKKLCDDHLARAQELVTAIKALKGAPADKLTYESTLGRFDDVILEVASAGEFPYLMGVAHPEAAVREAAKSCEPKTDAFTTAMWLDQDLAEVLRAYAKKGDKLEGERARLLSDVLRDFRRNGLELDAKKQQQLRQMNAAITKGGQEFMSNIGASTESIEIDPKSLEGLQKEYIEGHPAKDGKVRITTDYPDYFPFITHAKDRKAALALYVKFTNRGGKQNVKLLEDLLALRSQKAKLLGYETWADYAIEPRMAKTRKNVREFLDKLQAALKEPAKKELEELRAAHVAAGGKKTDVLYPPDRYYLEEKVKKAKYNFDSQALSEYFEIGAVKKGLLDITARMYGLEYKEVPAKAWHPDVTAYEVWSKGQKIGKFYLDLYSRQDKYKHAAMFGVRTAKRLSNGTWQHPIAALECNFPKPGAQAALMSHDDVVTFFHEFGHVLHHMLTQSELASYSGTSTVRDFVEAPSQMFEEWAWSREVLDLFARHHKTGAKIPDDLFSAMTRSRAFGRALATQRQVFLATIDQELHSRKTPLDSTKVVAEVQGKTDVFPYVKDTHFQSSFGHLIGYDAGYYGYQWALSLSRDVLTRFRKDGLLNTTTAQAWRTEVLAKGGGADERGTVARFLGREPSHDAYFSYLAGKE; via the coding sequence ATGCGCATCCGACGTACCTCTTTCACCGCTGCTGTCGTCCTCGCCCTCGCCGCCTGCGGACCCGCGTCGCCCGAGCCCGAGACGCCCACGCCGCCCGCGCCCACCGTCTCCACGACGGACACCACCGCGGCCAAGGCGGCCGGCGCGAAGGACGCGCAGCCGCTGCCCGCGCCCGAGAACGCGCAGAGCGCGCCTGCCGAGTTCGATCCCGTCGCGGAGGGCATGACCGCCGCTGGCGTGAAGAAGCTCTGCGACGATCACCTCGCCAGGGCGCAGGAGCTGGTCACGGCCATCAAGGCGCTGAAGGGCGCGCCCGCGGACAAGCTCACGTACGAGAGCACGCTCGGCCGCTTCGACGACGTGATCCTCGAGGTCGCGAGCGCGGGCGAGTTCCCCTATCTCATGGGCGTCGCCCACCCCGAAGCCGCGGTGCGCGAGGCGGCCAAGTCCTGCGAGCCCAAGACCGACGCGTTCACCACGGCGATGTGGCTCGACCAGGATCTCGCCGAGGTCCTGCGCGCGTACGCGAAGAAGGGCGACAAGCTCGAGGGCGAGCGCGCGCGGCTGCTCTCCGACGTGCTGCGCGACTTCCGCAGGAACGGCCTCGAGCTGGACGCGAAGAAGCAACAGCAGCTTCGCCAGATGAACGCCGCGATCACCAAGGGGGGTCAGGAGTTCATGTCCAACATCGGCGCCTCGACCGAGTCGATCGAGATCGACCCGAAGTCGCTCGAGGGGCTGCAGAAGGAGTACATCGAGGGTCACCCCGCGAAGGACGGCAAGGTCCGCATCACGACGGACTACCCCGACTACTTCCCGTTCATCACGCACGCGAAGGACCGCAAGGCCGCGCTCGCGCTCTACGTGAAGTTCACGAACCGCGGCGGCAAGCAGAACGTGAAGCTGCTCGAGGATCTGCTCGCGCTGCGCAGCCAGAAGGCGAAGCTGCTCGGCTACGAGACGTGGGCCGACTACGCGATCGAGCCGCGCATGGCCAAGACCCGCAAGAACGTGCGCGAGTTCTTGGACAAGCTGCAGGCGGCGCTGAAGGAGCCGGCGAAGAAGGAGCTGGAGGAGCTGCGCGCGGCGCACGTGGCCGCGGGCGGCAAGAAGACCGACGTGCTCTACCCGCCGGATCGCTACTACCTCGAGGAGAAGGTCAAGAAGGCCAAGTACAACTTCGACTCGCAGGCGCTCAGCGAGTACTTCGAGATCGGCGCGGTGAAGAAGGGCCTGCTCGACATCACCGCGCGCATGTACGGGCTCGAGTACAAGGAGGTCCCCGCGAAGGCGTGGCACCCGGACGTCACGGCGTACGAGGTGTGGTCGAAGGGGCAGAAGATCGGCAAGTTCTACCTCGACCTCTACTCGCGGCAGGACAAGTACAAGCACGCGGCGATGTTCGGCGTGCGCACCGCCAAGCGCCTCTCGAACGGCACGTGGCAGCACCCGATCGCGGCGCTCGAGTGCAACTTCCCCAAGCCCGGCGCGCAGGCGGCGCTGATGTCGCACGACGACGTGGTCACCTTCTTCCACGAGTTCGGCCACGTGCTGCACCACATGCTCACGCAGAGCGAGCTGGCCTCGTACTCGGGCACCTCGACCGTGCGCGACTTCGTCGAGGCGCCGTCGCAGATGTTCGAGGAGTGGGCCTGGTCGCGCGAGGTCCTCGACCTCTTCGCGCGCCACCACAAGACGGGCGCCAAGATCCCCGACGATCTGTTCTCGGCGATGACGCGCTCGCGCGCGTTCGGGCGGGCGCTCGCCACGCAGCGGCAGGTCTTCCTCGCCACGATCGACCAGGAGCTGCACAGCCGGAAGACGCCGCTCGACTCGACCAAGGTCGTCGCGGAGGTGCAGGGCAAGACCGACGTGTTCCCGTACGTGAAGGACACGCACTTCCAGTCGAGCTTCGGTCACCTCATCGGCTACGACGCCGGCTACTACGGCTACCAGTGGGCGCTGAGCCTGTCGCGCGACGTGCTCACGCGCTTCCGCAAGGACGGCCTGCTCAACACGACCACCGCGCAGGCGTGGCGCACGGAGGTCCTCGCCAAGGGCGGCGGCGCCGACGAGCGAGGGACGGTCGCGCGCTTCCTCGGCCGCGAGCCGAGCCACGACGCGTACTTCTCTTATCTCGCCGGTAAAGAGTAG
- the pruA gene encoding L-glutamate gamma-semialdehyde dehydrogenase, which translates to MQGAIANTPIPVNEPTRSYAPGTPERAELKAALARMSGEAIEIPMFIGGEEVRTGHLVEARSPHRRSLVLARAHEGGREHVEQAIKAALAVQPAWAELPWSARAGVFLRAAEILATRYRPLLNAATMLGQSKTAHQAEIDAACELIDFLRYNVSFARKLATEQPDSSQGTWNALEPRPLEGFVFAATPFNFTAIAANLPAAPALMGNVVVWKPSANALLSAHWVMSLFREAGLPDGVINLVMGDPEEVSVACLEHPALAGVHFTGSTPVFQWMWRKVGENISRYRSYPRLVGETGGKDFVFAHASADTTALAVALVRGAFEYQGQKCSAASRAYVPRSMWPALKERIVELTRMIKVGDVADFRNFMGAVIDGRAYARITSAITEARQDPRCKLICGGESSDSEGFFIEPTVIETDEPNHRLMETELFGPVLTVWVYPDGEEDAALAQVDKTSPYALTGAVFARDRMFVEKAMRVLRNAAGNFYINDKPTGAVVGQQPFGGGRASGTNDKAGSVLNLYRWVSPRTIKENLEPPRTVPYPFMNEP; encoded by the coding sequence ATGCAGGGAGCCATCGCGAACACGCCCATCCCCGTCAACGAGCCCACGCGCTCCTACGCGCCGGGAACCCCCGAGCGGGCCGAGCTCAAGGCCGCCCTCGCCCGCATGTCCGGTGAAGCGATCGAGATCCCGATGTTCATCGGCGGCGAGGAGGTTCGAACGGGCCACCTGGTCGAGGCGCGCTCGCCGCACCGGCGCTCGCTCGTGCTCGCCCGCGCGCACGAGGGCGGGCGCGAGCACGTGGAGCAGGCGATCAAGGCGGCGCTCGCGGTGCAGCCTGCCTGGGCCGAGCTCCCGTGGTCGGCGCGCGCGGGGGTGTTCTTGCGCGCGGCCGAGATCCTGGCGACGCGCTACCGGCCGCTGCTCAACGCGGCGACGATGCTCGGCCAGAGCAAGACGGCGCATCAGGCCGAGATCGACGCCGCGTGCGAGCTCATCGACTTTCTCCGGTACAACGTGAGCTTCGCGCGGAAGCTCGCGACCGAGCAGCCGGACAGCTCGCAGGGGACGTGGAACGCGCTCGAGCCTCGTCCGCTCGAGGGGTTCGTCTTCGCGGCCACGCCGTTCAACTTCACGGCCATCGCGGCGAACCTGCCGGCCGCGCCCGCGCTGATGGGCAACGTGGTCGTGTGGAAGCCGTCGGCGAACGCGCTCCTGTCGGCGCACTGGGTGATGTCGCTCTTCCGTGAGGCGGGTCTGCCGGACGGCGTCATCAACCTCGTGATGGGCGATCCGGAAGAGGTGTCGGTGGCGTGCCTCGAGCATCCGGCGCTCGCGGGCGTTCACTTCACGGGCTCGACGCCGGTGTTTCAGTGGATGTGGCGCAAGGTCGGCGAGAACATCTCGCGCTACCGCAGCTACCCACGGCTCGTGGGGGAGACGGGCGGCAAGGACTTCGTGTTCGCGCACGCGAGCGCGGACACGACGGCGCTCGCGGTGGCGCTCGTGCGCGGGGCGTTCGAGTACCAGGGTCAGAAGTGCTCGGCCGCGTCGCGCGCGTACGTGCCGCGCTCGATGTGGCCGGCGCTGAAGGAGCGCATCGTCGAGCTGACGCGGATGATCAAGGTCGGCGACGTGGCCGACTTCAGGAACTTCATGGGCGCGGTGATCGACGGCCGCGCGTACGCGCGCATCACGTCGGCCATCACGGAGGCGCGGCAGGACCCGCGCTGCAAGCTCATCTGCGGCGGCGAGTCGAGCGACAGCGAGGGCTTCTTCATCGAGCCGACGGTCATCGAGACGGACGAGCCCAATCATCGGCTGATGGAGACCGAGCTGTTCGGGCCCGTGCTCACCGTCTGGGTGTACCCGGACGGCGAGGAGGACGCGGCGCTCGCGCAGGTCGACAAGACGAGCCCCTACGCGCTGACGGGCGCGGTCTTCGCGCGCGATCGGATGTTCGTCGAGAAGGCGATGCGCGTGCTGCGCAACGCAGCCGGCAACTTCTACATCAACGACAAGCCCACGGGCGCGGTGGTCGGACAGCAGCCGTTCGGCGGAGGGCGGGCGTCGGGCACCAACGACAAGGCCGGCAGCGTGCTGAACCTCTACCGGTGGGTCTCGCCGCGGACGATCAAGGAGAACCTCGAGCCGCCGCGCACGGTGCCCTACCCGTTCATGAACGAGCCGTGA
- a CDS encoding DUF2804 domain-containing protein, with amino-acid sequence MTRIAASTPRAVLDPDTRAPLFGAYAGGLPRVDLAPAAGALARLRREKRWMYATIATDDVIAAVAIVRLGYAANAFAFVIDRRSGRIVADESAIAPPFAASVEHGGEGSIEASFRGGMTWLAITRSAHTGAYVLDVRMRELRMNAWLDGAAAPPALGVVASLGEGLLATTEKRAPLAAHGQIVVNGQGYSLEGGLGGYDFSQGLLPRHTAWRWAFMMGRAKDGRPVGVNLTEGFVGARECVVWVDGAIVKLPAVRFDFDRARPQAPWHVRSEDGRVELGFVPAGVHREARDLGVARSRFLQTAGDFRGRIELPGGEAITLERMPGVTEDQDVLW; translated from the coding sequence ATGACGCGAATCGCAGCCTCGACTCCGCGGGCCGTCCTCGATCCCGACACGCGCGCGCCCCTCTTCGGGGCCTACGCGGGCGGCCTGCCGCGCGTGGATCTCGCGCCCGCCGCAGGGGCCCTCGCCCGTTTGCGCCGCGAGAAACGCTGGATGTACGCGACGATCGCCACCGACGACGTCATCGCCGCCGTCGCCATCGTCCGGCTGGGCTACGCGGCGAACGCGTTCGCCTTCGTCATCGATCGCCGCTCCGGCCGCATCGTCGCCGACGAGAGCGCCATCGCCCCTCCCTTCGCGGCCAGCGTCGAGCACGGCGGCGAGGGCAGCATCGAGGCCTCCTTCCGCGGCGGCATGACCTGGCTCGCCATCACGCGCTCCGCACACACGGGCGCCTACGTCCTCGACGTCCGCATGCGCGAGCTGCGCATGAACGCGTGGCTCGACGGGGCCGCGGCGCCGCCTGCGCTCGGGGTCGTCGCCTCGCTCGGCGAGGGCCTTCTGGCCACCACGGAGAAGCGCGCGCCCCTCGCAGCGCACGGGCAGATCGTGGTGAACGGGCAGGGGTACTCGCTCGAGGGCGGGCTCGGGGGCTACGATTTCTCGCAGGGGCTGTTGCCGCGCCACACGGCCTGGCGCTGGGCGTTCATGATGGGGCGCGCGAAGGATGGGCGACCCGTCGGCGTGAACCTCACCGAGGGCTTCGTCGGCGCGCGCGAGTGCGTGGTGTGGGTCGACGGCGCGATCGTGAAGCTGCCCGCGGTGCGGTTCGACTTCGATCGCGCGCGCCCGCAGGCGCCATGGCACGTGCGCTCGGAGGACGGTCGCGTCGAGCTCGGCTTCGTGCCCGCAGGCGTGCACCGCGAAGCGCGCGACCTCGGCGTCGCGCGCTCGCGCTTCCTGCAAACCGCAGGTGACTTCCGAGGTCGCATCGAGCTGCCAGGTGGAGAGGCGATCACGCTCGAGCGCATGCCCGGCGTGACCGAGGATCAGGACGTGCTCTGGTAG
- the ligA gene encoding NAD-dependent DNA ligase LigA, whose translation MSRKKPDGDLGMKKSADGTTHPQHGWDKPSDAAATKRIEDLGARIERYRASYYAGKPEISDAAFDALEDELRELDPTHPALARVGTPVAAVTEWEKARHEIPMGSLNKVVNEDELKAWVARCEQLLAEEGGGSIADDLFVAEKLDGISIEVIYREGKLADAITRGDGVYGERITANVARMRGVPAKLKDKKTLSVRGEIILKLSDMKKHFPGVANPRNAAAGTSKRFDGQGSEHLTILFYDIADHLGIKTEEEKIALIKKLGFATPWTAKGTLDHVLEIYRQYSNDRRAKLDYEIDGLVVSANQISAQTLLGEVNRRPRGAMAFKFASQAKVTKVVDILWDTGPSGRVTPVAIVAPVELAGATVQRASLHNAANVRSLGIGIGDEVLVSRRNDVIPYVEEVVDKHGKAEKPPSHCRVCSSELVTSGEYLLCRNIECPALVEGRIQNWIDAVGALDWGGKLIEQLVEAKLVREPADLYKLKWQQIADLERRGEKTAKKVIEELHARLPLTLPVFLAGLGIEGFAIQTARLLVSAGYTTIDKLLAATEGDLASISGLGPSKAAAIVRGLKAREPEIRRLIKAGVEPVTQEQEGPLAGMSFCFTGALSRPRNELTELVEKNGGRVLGSVTKELQFLVSAEADSTSSKAQKAKKYGTQLLDEAGFIKLVEEKGVRV comes from the coding sequence ATGAGCCGCAAAAAGCCGGACGGAGATCTGGGGATGAAGAAGAGCGCAGACGGCACGACGCACCCGCAGCACGGCTGGGACAAACCTTCGGACGCGGCCGCGACGAAGCGCATCGAGGATCTCGGGGCGCGCATCGAGCGCTACCGGGCGAGCTACTACGCGGGCAAACCCGAGATCTCGGACGCGGCGTTCGACGCGCTCGAGGACGAGCTGCGCGAGCTCGACCCCACGCACCCGGCGCTCGCGCGCGTGGGCACGCCCGTCGCTGCCGTGACCGAGTGGGAGAAGGCTCGGCACGAGATCCCCATGGGCTCGCTCAACAAGGTGGTGAACGAGGACGAGCTGAAGGCGTGGGTCGCCCGGTGCGAGCAGCTCCTGGCCGAGGAGGGCGGGGGCTCCATCGCCGACGACCTGTTCGTGGCGGAGAAGCTCGACGGGATCTCGATCGAGGTCATCTACCGCGAGGGCAAGCTCGCGGACGCGATCACGCGCGGCGACGGCGTGTACGGCGAGCGGATCACGGCGAACGTGGCGCGCATGCGCGGGGTGCCGGCGAAGCTCAAGGACAAGAAGACGCTCAGCGTGCGCGGCGAGATCATCCTCAAGCTGAGCGACATGAAGAAGCACTTTCCGGGCGTCGCGAACCCGCGCAACGCGGCCGCGGGGACGAGCAAGCGCTTCGACGGTCAGGGCTCCGAGCACCTGACGATCCTCTTCTACGACATCGCCGATCACCTGGGCATCAAGACCGAAGAGGAGAAGATCGCCCTCATCAAGAAGCTCGGCTTCGCGACGCCGTGGACCGCGAAGGGCACGCTCGACCATGTGCTCGAGATCTACCGGCAGTACTCGAACGATCGGCGGGCGAAGCTCGACTACGAGATCGACGGGCTCGTGGTGAGCGCCAACCAGATCTCGGCGCAGACGCTGCTCGGCGAGGTGAACCGCAGGCCGCGCGGCGCGATGGCGTTCAAGTTCGCCTCGCAGGCGAAGGTGACCAAGGTGGTCGACATCCTCTGGGACACGGGCCCGAGCGGGCGCGTGACGCCGGTCGCGATCGTGGCGCCCGTGGAGCTCGCGGGCGCCACCGTGCAGCGGGCGAGCTTGCACAACGCGGCGAACGTGCGCTCGCTCGGGATCGGCATCGGCGACGAGGTGCTCGTGTCGCGCAGGAACGACGTGATCCCGTACGTCGAGGAGGTCGTCGACAAGCACGGCAAGGCGGAGAAGCCGCCCTCGCATTGCCGCGTGTGCAGCTCGGAGCTCGTGACGAGCGGCGAGTATCTGCTCTGCCGCAACATCGAGTGCCCGGCGCTCGTCGAGGGGCGCATCCAGAACTGGATCGACGCCGTGGGCGCGCTCGACTGGGGCGGCAAGCTCATCGAGCAGCTCGTCGAGGCCAAGCTCGTGCGCGAGCCGGCCGATCTCTACAAGCTGAAGTGGCAGCAGATCGCGGACCTCGAGCGGCGCGGCGAGAAGACGGCGAAGAAGGTGATCGAGGAGCTGCACGCGCGGCTGCCGCTCACCTTGCCGGTGTTCCTGGCGGGGCTCGGGATCGAGGGGTTCGCTATCCAGACGGCGCGGCTCCTGGTGAGCGCGGGGTACACGACGATCGACAAGCTGCTCGCGGCGACCGAGGGGGATCTCGCGTCGATCTCGGGCCTCGGACCGTCGAAGGCGGCGGCGATCGTGCGCGGGCTCAAGGCGCGCGAGCCCGAGATTCGCAGGCTGATCAAGGCCGGGGTCGAGCCGGTGACGCAGGAGCAGGAGGGCCCGCTCGCAGGCATGTCGTTCTGCTTCACGGGCGCGCTCAGCCGGCCGCGCAACGAGCTGACGGAGCTGGTCGAGAAGAACGGCGGCCGCGTGCTCGGCTCGGTGACGAAGGAGCTTCAGTTCCTCGTGAGCGCCGAGGCGGACTCGACCTCGAGCAAGGCGCAGAAGGCGAAGAAGTACGGCACGCAGCTCCTCGACGAGGCGGGGTTCATCAAGCTCGTCGAGGAGAAGGGCGTGCGGGTCTAG
- a CDS encoding NUDIX hydrolase encodes MGPLSYLPRQVLGVGREILRHLLRRPVVGVALAARTADGRWLLIRRADTGTWALPGGTVEWGETLRSTAIRELVEEAGVTEAELGPIVGVYSRPDRDVRFHAVTVVVAARIEEPSKPPMNPLEIREARLFRDEELPAPLAMGMDDMLAAARKGGEAVLE; translated from the coding sequence ATGGGGCCCCTTTCGTACTTGCCGCGACAGGTCCTGGGCGTTGGCCGGGAAATCCTGCGGCACTTGCTCCGAAGGCCGGTGGTGGGCGTGGCTTTGGCCGCACGCACGGCGGACGGACGCTGGCTGCTCATCCGGCGCGCCGACACCGGCACCTGGGCGCTGCCCGGCGGCACAGTCGAGTGGGGCGAGACCTTGCGCAGCACCGCGATCCGCGAGCTCGTCGAGGAAGCCGGGGTCACGGAGGCCGAGCTCGGGCCGATCGTCGGGGTGTACTCGCGCCCCGACCGCGACGTGCGCTTCCACGCGGTCACCGTGGTCGTGGCGGCGCGGATCGAGGAGCCCTCGAAGCCTCCGATGAACCCGCTCGAAATCCGCGAGGCGCGGCTGTTCCGTGACGAGGAGCTGCCCGCGCCTCTCGCCATGGGCATGGACGACATGCTCGCCGCAGCCCGCAAAGGCGGCGAGGCGGTGCTCGAATGA